In bacterium BMS3Abin14, a single window of DNA contains:
- the phoR_3 gene encoding alkaline phosphatase synthesis sensor protein PhoR — protein MFRRSLTWVLLPSFLAIAAISLGGVAWFAARDMTRFYFERKSDDLKALARVAADGIAQISPRGLPLPGVRPDLTGWCGEFGNRSATRVTIVRRSGKVLCDSVKDPALMDNHSDRPEIRDAIRDGSGTSVRYSHTLEKTLMYVAAPIFSNPNEGVVRVALPVSTLSEALWTQRVRLGGGAIVLGILVALLSVFLSRRITAPLRSMREGAKRFGHGEFSARLPVPKVEEFAELAEEMNHMAGHLDDRIRVVLDQRNELEAVLSSMTEGVLALDADERVISLNEAASRMLGTDPGEAQGRTIQEVVRNPDLQDFVARTISSSLAIEGEIVLRSPRESTLQLHGTPLLGADGKRVGAVVVLNDVSKVRRLERIRRDFVANASHEIRTPITSIKGFVETLLDGALEDRATAERFLDIILKHSDRLNAIVEDLLNLSMAEDQTLRGEVSFEKVHVDEILHQAVSACSAEAEEKSISVPISCPDGLTVMAGPSLLAQAIINLIQNGIAYSAEGNLVEVSASRGMSEVLISVRDQGCGIEKRHMSKIFERFYRVDKFRSRNLGGTGLGLAIVKHIAQAHGGVVKVISTPGIGSTFTITLPAPGIKPGTLNPGL, from the coding sequence GTGTTCCGTAGAAGCCTCACATGGGTATTGCTTCCCTCCTTCCTGGCCATAGCCGCCATCTCTCTGGGTGGAGTGGCATGGTTCGCTGCCCGGGACATGACCCGGTTTTACTTCGAGAGGAAAAGCGACGATCTCAAAGCCCTCGCACGGGTGGCCGCCGACGGAATTGCCCAGATCTCTCCAAGGGGCCTTCCCCTCCCTGGAGTACGACCCGATCTGACGGGGTGGTGCGGGGAATTCGGGAACAGGTCTGCTACACGGGTGACCATAGTTCGCCGATCCGGGAAAGTGCTGTGCGATTCAGTAAAAGATCCGGCGCTCATGGACAACCATTCCGATCGCCCTGAGATCAGGGACGCGATAAGGGATGGAAGCGGCACATCCGTGAGATACAGCCACACTCTGGAAAAGACTCTCATGTACGTGGCTGCCCCAATTTTCAGCAACCCGAACGAAGGTGTTGTCCGGGTGGCTCTGCCTGTTTCCACACTCTCCGAGGCCCTCTGGACCCAAAGGGTCCGGCTGGGGGGCGGCGCCATCGTTCTGGGAATCCTGGTCGCGCTTCTCAGCGTTTTCCTGTCACGCAGGATTACGGCCCCGCTCAGGTCCATGCGGGAGGGGGCCAAACGCTTTGGCCACGGCGAGTTTTCCGCCAGGCTGCCGGTTCCAAAAGTGGAGGAGTTTGCCGAACTTGCTGAGGAGATGAACCACATGGCCGGGCATCTGGACGACAGGATACGCGTTGTTCTCGACCAGAGGAACGAACTGGAGGCGGTACTCTCCAGCATGACGGAAGGGGTGCTGGCGCTGGATGCCGATGAAAGGGTTATCAGTCTCAACGAGGCCGCGTCCAGGATGCTGGGGACCGACCCCGGCGAGGCACAGGGCCGAACCATCCAGGAGGTAGTCAGAAATCCGGACCTGCAGGATTTTGTCGCAAGGACTATCAGCAGTTCCCTGGCCATTGAGGGAGAAATCGTTCTCAGGAGTCCACGGGAAAGCACGCTGCAGCTTCATGGCACGCCTCTCCTCGGGGCAGATGGAAAAAGAGTCGGGGCCGTGGTGGTGCTTAACGACGTTTCGAAAGTAAGGCGGTTGGAGCGGATAAGACGCGATTTCGTCGCCAACGCCTCCCACGAAATCCGGACCCCTATTACCTCTATCAAGGGGTTTGTGGAAACTCTGCTTGACGGTGCGCTGGAAGACAGGGCAACGGCGGAAAGGTTTCTCGACATCATCCTGAAGCATTCCGACAGGCTCAACGCCATCGTGGAGGATCTACTGAACCTGTCCATGGCCGAGGACCAGACGCTCAGGGGCGAAGTTTCCTTCGAAAAAGTGCATGTCGATGAGATCCTCCATCAGGCGGTTTCAGCCTGCAGCGCCGAGGCTGAGGAAAAAAGCATTTCTGTGCCGATCAGCTGTCCTGATGGCCTTACCGTAATGGCCGGCCCTTCCCTTCTTGCGCAGGCGATAATCAACCTCATCCAGAACGGGATCGCGTATAGCGCGGAGGGAAATTTGGTCGAAGTTTCAGCTTCCAGGGGGATGTCTGAAGTTCTGATCTCAGTCCGGGATCAGGGTTGTGGTATCGAAAAGCGGCATATGTCGAAGATATTCGAGCGATTTTACAGGGTAGATAAATTCCGCAGTCGGAACCTGGGAGGAACGGGTCTCGGTCTTGCCATCGTCAAACATATAGCCCAGGCTCACGGAGGTGTTGTCAAAGTGATCAGCACCCCCGGGATAGGCAGTACCTTTACCATTACCCTGCCTGCCCCAGGAATAAAACCTGGAACTCTTAACCCTGGTCTCTAA
- the phoP_2 gene encoding alkaline phosphatase synthesis transcriptional regulatory protein PhoP, producing MEKKRILVIEDDEDIAELIEYNLVREGFVVKVARSGEEGLSLASSSRPDIVLLDLMLPGVDGLEVRRRLLADQFTRSIPVVMVTAKRDETDVVVGLELGADDYIVKPFSPKVLVARVKAILRRSNAWSGDDGAPVIERGCLAIHPGRREVVSSGVSVPVTFTEFNILLFLARRPGWVFTRSQIVDAVKGDDYAVTERSVDVHVFSLRKKLGNVGGQIETVRGVGYRFKE from the coding sequence ATGGAAAAGAAGCGTATCCTCGTAATAGAGGATGATGAGGACATCGCCGAGCTGATTGAGTACAATCTGGTACGGGAGGGCTTTGTAGTCAAGGTGGCCCGGTCAGGAGAGGAAGGGCTCAGCCTCGCGAGCTCCAGTCGGCCCGATATCGTTCTTCTGGACCTGATGCTGCCGGGGGTTGACGGTCTGGAGGTCCGCAGGCGTCTTTTGGCAGACCAGTTCACGCGTTCCATACCTGTCGTGATGGTCACGGCCAAGAGGGATGAAACTGATGTTGTCGTGGGCCTGGAGTTGGGCGCGGACGACTACATTGTCAAACCGTTTTCACCGAAGGTTCTTGTGGCGAGGGTCAAGGCAATTCTCAGGCGTTCAAATGCCTGGTCCGGGGACGACGGAGCCCCCGTTATTGAGAGAGGATGCCTGGCTATCCACCCCGGGAGACGCGAGGTTGTTTCCAGTGGTGTTTCCGTCCCGGTCACCTTCACAGAGTTCAACATCCTGCTTTTTCTCGCCCGGCGGCCGGGGTGGGTCTTCACCAGGTCCCAAATCGTGGATGCCGTCAAAGGTGACGACTACGCGGTGACAGAAAGATCGGTTGATGTTCATGTCTTCAGCCTTCGGAAGAAACTGGGAAATGTCGGCGGGCAGATCGAGACGGTCCGTGGAGTAGGGTACAGGTTCAAGGAATGA
- a CDS encoding EamA-like transporter family protein codes for MEKGKDRLKGTLLMIIGVLVISPDTLLISIVSADRWTVVFWRSLLTALTLSVVMMIRHGRQAAARMTGIGPGGVMVAALFGVSTISFVSSVTLTTAANSLVIIAAIPLLAALFSLLFLGERIPVRTWSAGAVGLVSIVIIFSGSLGGGALLGDLLALVTAICMATNFVLIRHFRQTSMLPAVVLGGVMSTLAVLPLSSPLSVHAPDIWPLLFMGMVVLPVPLVLMTIAPKLITAPEVGLIMLLETVLGPLWVWLAIGQIPATQTFVGGLMLLTTLVVHSLLSLREPESEEVIV; via the coding sequence ATGGAGAAGGGGAAAGACCGATTGAAGGGCACGCTCCTGATGATCATCGGTGTGCTCGTGATCAGCCCCGACACGCTTCTCATCTCTATCGTAAGCGCAGACCGGTGGACCGTGGTATTCTGGCGAAGCCTCCTCACGGCCCTGACCCTGTCAGTCGTCATGATGATTCGCCACGGGCGGCAGGCAGCCGCCAGAATGACCGGGATCGGCCCTGGCGGGGTAATGGTAGCTGCCCTGTTCGGCGTCAGCACCATCTCATTCGTCAGCTCCGTGACACTGACCACAGCTGCAAACTCCCTCGTCATAATTGCTGCCATCCCACTCCTGGCCGCCCTTTTTTCACTGCTGTTTCTTGGTGAACGGATTCCTGTCAGGACATGGTCCGCTGGAGCTGTCGGTCTGGTGTCCATCGTTATCATCTTTTCCGGGAGCCTTGGCGGCGGGGCTCTGCTTGGAGACCTTCTCGCCCTGGTCACGGCAATTTGCATGGCAACCAATTTCGTCCTCATCCGGCATTTCCGTCAGACGAGTATGCTGCCCGCGGTGGTTCTGGGAGGAGTGATGTCCACCTTGGCCGTTCTTCCGCTATCCTCCCCCCTTAGCGTCCATGCACCGGACATCTGGCCCCTGCTGTTCATGGGGATGGTGGTGCTTCCGGTGCCGCTGGTCCTCATGACCATCGCCCCGAAGCTCATCACGGCCCCCGAAGTGGGCCTCATCATGCTCCTTGAAACGGTGCTGGGACCTCTCTGGGTGTGGCTTGCCATCGGACAGATACCGGCGACGCAGACCTTCGTCGGAGGTCTGATGCTGTTGACCACTCTCGTGGTCCACTCCCTGCTTTCCCTCAGAGAGCCCGAATCTGAAGAGGTCATTGTCTAA
- a CDS encoding putative NAD(P)H nitroreductase, whose protein sequence is MEFYELIRNRESIRDYDPKRPLDEATLYRILEAGRLAPSAANRQPWRFVVVSSGDMLEKVRPCYQGAWFKDAPHILVVVGRPDQAWVRRKDGRNYLETDLTIAMDHMILAAEYEGVGTCWIAAFDPDVLYEALSLRPGETVFCITPLGYPGAGFKKQGDKKRKPFNEVVQIL, encoded by the coding sequence ATGGAATTTTATGAGCTGATCCGGAACCGGGAAAGCATAAGGGACTATGATCCGAAAAGGCCCCTGGACGAGGCAACCCTATACAGAATTCTGGAGGCCGGCAGACTGGCGCCCTCAGCGGCCAACCGCCAGCCGTGGCGATTTGTGGTTGTCTCCTCCGGGGACATGCTGGAGAAGGTGCGGCCGTGCTATCAGGGCGCCTGGTTTAAGGACGCGCCCCACATACTTGTCGTTGTCGGCAGGCCCGACCAGGCATGGGTGCGCCGGAAAGACGGCCGCAACTATCTGGAGACCGACCTGACGATCGCCATGGACCACATGATCCTGGCGGCTGAATACGAGGGCGTGGGGACCTGCTGGATCGCGGCTTTTGATCCGGATGTCCTGTATGAGGCCCTTTCCCTCAGACCCGGTGAGACGGTGTTCTGCATAACACCCCTCGGTTACCCCGGGGCCGGTTTTAAGAAGCAGGGCGACAAGAAGAGAAAACCGTTTAACGAAGTGGTCCAGATTTTATAA
- the yloB gene encoding calcium-transporting ATPase gives MNTKSDVVTDTVDSSRGLSSSEAARRLAQYGPNALEVKKTSILVQFLGYFWGPIPWMIEVAATLSALVRHWADFWIILVLLFFNAAVGFWQEYTAGNAVEALKKQLAMRARVLRDGKWQEMDAKDLVPGDIIRIRLGDVIPADVKLVEGDYLSVDQSALTGESLPVTKLAGDEAFSGTVAKQGEVVAEVMATGANTRFGKTASLVQQAKTVSHFQKAVLTIGDYLIYVSLALVTVLVLEQLHRGAPWIELVQFALILIVASIPVAMPAVLSMTMAVGAMALSKHKAIVTRLESIEEMASMDVLCSDKTGTLTQNRLTLGDIEVFNADDEQAVLLAAALASRAENRDAIDDAVLEGLKDKTQLTALSQTTFVPFDPVHKRTEATIRDAAGRTFQVAKGAPQVIMQMAGLSGGEQARAQKVIDAFAAQGYRALGVTRKDTGDTGWTFLGILSLFDPPREDSARTIADARAYGVSVKMVTGDNVAIARQMAIKLGLGSNILKADALPVDDDGKDYGTGMETVEKADGFAEVFPEHKFAIIKILERRGHICGMTGDGVNDAPALKQADVGIAVSGATDAARAASDLVLSAPGLSVIVRAIEEARRIFERMNAYAIYRISETIRIMLFVVLAMVSFDFYPITAVMIIMLAFFNDVPIMTIAYDRTGLEKDPVHWEMRQVITVATSMGIIGVIGSMGMLLIAMDWLKLDVAQIQTYVFLKMAVAGHLVLFVARSKGYFWKRPWPAPIMIWSAVITKIAATLVAAYGFGLITPITWPEIALIWGYSISSALVTDLVKVHVYQRLRHETPTHRAFLGRVQDTLHLNRHL, from the coding sequence TTACCGATACCGTCGATTCGAGTCGGGGACTCAGCAGCAGCGAGGCCGCCCGCCGTCTGGCGCAGTATGGCCCCAATGCCCTTGAGGTTAAGAAGACTTCTATTCTGGTTCAGTTCCTGGGGTATTTTTGGGGCCCTATCCCATGGATGATCGAGGTGGCGGCGACCCTCTCTGCCCTGGTGCGGCACTGGGCTGATTTCTGGATCATCCTTGTCCTGCTCTTTTTCAACGCCGCTGTCGGTTTCTGGCAGGAGTACACTGCCGGCAACGCCGTGGAGGCGCTGAAGAAGCAACTGGCCATGAGGGCTCGCGTGCTGCGGGACGGGAAATGGCAGGAAATGGATGCCAAAGATCTGGTGCCCGGGGATATAATTCGCATTCGTCTGGGCGACGTCATCCCCGCCGACGTAAAACTGGTTGAGGGCGACTACCTCAGTGTCGACCAATCGGCGCTTACCGGAGAATCCCTGCCGGTGACAAAGCTGGCAGGTGACGAGGCCTTCTCAGGCACCGTAGCCAAGCAAGGCGAGGTGGTCGCCGAGGTAATGGCCACCGGCGCTAATACCCGCTTCGGCAAGACCGCGAGCCTGGTGCAGCAAGCGAAAACCGTCTCCCATTTCCAGAAAGCAGTACTCACGATCGGCGACTATCTCATCTATGTCAGCCTGGCGCTGGTGACGGTGCTGGTTCTGGAGCAACTGCACCGGGGCGCACCCTGGATCGAGCTTGTACAGTTCGCCCTCATCCTCATCGTGGCCTCCATCCCGGTGGCTATGCCGGCGGTGCTCTCCATGACCATGGCGGTGGGCGCCATGGCGTTGTCAAAACACAAAGCTATCGTTACCCGACTGGAATCCATCGAGGAGATGGCCAGCATGGATGTGCTGTGCTCGGACAAGACGGGCACCCTGACGCAGAACCGCCTGACATTGGGCGATATCGAGGTCTTCAATGCTGACGATGAACAGGCAGTGCTTCTGGCCGCAGCGCTGGCCTCGCGCGCGGAGAACCGTGATGCCATTGACGATGCCGTGTTAGAAGGGTTGAAAGACAAGACACAGCTCACGGCCCTCTCCCAGACCACCTTCGTTCCTTTCGACCCGGTACACAAACGCACCGAGGCGACGATCCGGGACGCCGCCGGCCGCACCTTTCAGGTGGCCAAGGGCGCACCACAGGTCATCATGCAGATGGCCGGCCTCTCCGGTGGTGAGCAGGCGCGAGCGCAGAAGGTGATAGATGCTTTCGCCGCCCAGGGCTACCGCGCCCTTGGCGTGACACGCAAGGATACCGGCGACACCGGCTGGACCTTTCTCGGCATCCTCTCACTCTTCGACCCGCCCCGCGAGGACTCGGCAAGGACCATAGCGGATGCTAGAGCCTATGGCGTCTCCGTGAAGATGGTTACGGGTGACAACGTTGCCATCGCACGGCAGATGGCTATCAAACTGGGGCTGGGCAGCAATATTCTCAAGGCAGATGCCTTACCCGTCGATGACGACGGCAAAGACTACGGAACGGGAATGGAAACAGTGGAGAAGGCCGACGGCTTCGCTGAGGTATTCCCCGAGCACAAGTTCGCCATCATCAAGATCCTGGAACGTCGCGGCCACATCTGCGGCATGACCGGCGATGGAGTTAACGACGCTCCCGCCCTCAAACAGGCGGATGTGGGCATAGCCGTGAGCGGGGCCACGGATGCCGCACGCGCCGCTTCCGACCTGGTGCTTTCAGCCCCGGGACTGTCGGTGATCGTACGCGCCATTGAGGAGGCGCGCCGTATTTTCGAGCGCATGAACGCCTACGCCATCTATCGAATCAGTGAAACTATTCGCATCATGTTGTTCGTTGTGCTGGCCATGGTGTCCTTCGATTTCTATCCCATTACGGCTGTCATGATCATCATGCTCGCCTTTTTCAACGATGTGCCCATCATGACCATCGCCTACGATCGGACAGGGCTGGAGAAAGACCCGGTCCACTGGGAGATGCGACAGGTGATAACCGTGGCCACGTCCATGGGTATCATCGGTGTGATCGGCAGCATGGGTATGCTGCTCATCGCCATGGATTGGCTCAAGCTGGATGTGGCGCAGATCCAGACCTACGTTTTCCTGAAGATGGCAGTGGCCGGCCACCTGGTTCTCTTCGTAGCGCGTTCCAAAGGATACTTCTGGAAACGCCCATGGCCGGCGCCCATTATGATCTGGTCCGCAGTGATCACCAAGATTGCAGCGACCCTGGTGGCGGCCTATGGTTTCGGCCTCATCACTCCCATTACCTGGCCGGAGATCGCTCTTATCTGGGGCTACTCCATTTCCTCGGCCCTGGTCACCGATCTGGTCAAGGTGCACGTATACCAGCGCCTGCGTCATGAAACGCCGACACACCGTGCTTTCCTTGGCCGTGTGCAGGATACGCTGCATCTCAATCGCCACCTTTAA